One region of Emys orbicularis isolate rEmyOrb1 chromosome 6, rEmyOrb1.hap1, whole genome shotgun sequence genomic DNA includes:
- the LOC135880366 gene encoding UDP-glucuronosyltransferase 3A1-like: MAGGRGPLLALLFLLHFLLAEAFKILILSFIGGSHYLMMDEISQVLHNRGHEVRMLLQTGVLMIPGRKYEQPDTYQITAWSASQDYLKEYEKWFADYTEDFLKGREDLSHYLDFMNHLAYQCHVVLNESEILNSLKDEKFDITVMDGFNPCSFLVAEKLGLPFVAVFPGTFANGPQVEIPSPLSYVPVFYSNLDDHMDFWGRVKNCLMSLVSAIVQYQVQTKFENVIKEHFPAGSRPVLSELYLKAELWIYNTDFSFEFAHPLLPNTVYIGGLLAKPAKPLSQELEDFIANSEHGFIIVTLGSMLSSIPLLEVLQEMNTAFAHLSQGVIWRCQHSKWPKELKLASNVKIADWIPQNDLLGHPMARLLVTHGGLNSLMESIYHGVPVVGIPLFGDQHDNMVRVEAKNMGITLRIDQLKADKFTRTMKQVIEDKRYKSAVMSLSTIHHSHPLPPDQRLGRWIEHVLQARGGAHLQPYAFQQSWYQKYLLDVLLFLSGSVLGVIYLCVKLVRTAVFRIRSAGKQKQT, encoded by the exons GAGGAAGCCATTATCTTATGATGGATGAAATTTCACAAGTCCTTCATAATAGAGGTCATGAAGTCAGAATGTTACTACAGACAGGCGTTCTGATGATCCCAG GGCGAAAATATGAGCAGCCCGATACCTACCAAATTACAGCTTGGTCTGCTAGCCAGGACTACCTCAAGGAATATGAGAAGTGGTTTGCTGACTACACGGAGGATTTTCTGAAGGGCAG AGAGGACCTCAGCCATTACTTGGATTTTATGAACCACTTGGCCTACCAGTGCCACGTCGTACTAAATGAATCAGAGATCCTGAATTCCTTGAAGGATGAAAAGTTTGACATAACAGTAATGGATGGTTTTAATCCCTGCTCCTTCTTGGTTGCAGAGAAACTAGGCCTGCCTTTTGTTGCGGTGTTTCCTGGAACTTTTGCtaatggaccacaggttgagatTCCTAGCCCCCTGTCCTATGTCCCAGTATTTTATTCCAACCTAGATGACCACATGGACTTCTGGGGCCGCGTGAAGAACTGTCTAATGTCTCTTGTTTCAGCCATAGTACAATATCAAGTCCAAAccaaatttgaaaatgtcatcaaggagcatttcccagctgggtcCAGACCTGTTTTATCTGAGCTCTACTTAAAAGCAGAACTATGGATTTATAACACTGACTTCTCCTTTGAATTTGCACATCCGCTTCTTCCAAATACTGTGTATATTGGAGGTTTACTGGCCAAGCCTGCCAAACCACTTTCTCAA GAGCTTGAAGACTTTATAGCAAACTCAGAACATGGTTTTATCATTGTGACATTGGGCTCAATGTTATCCTCAATCCCACTCTTGGAAGTACTACAGGAGATGAATACCGCTTTTGCCCACCTGTCCCAAGGAGTGATCTGGAGGTGTCAGCATTCCAAATGGCCCAAAGAGCTGAAATTGGCATCTAATGTGAAAATTGCAGATTGGATCCCTCAGAATGATCTATTAG GACATCCTATGGCTCGTCTGCTTGTTACCCATGGAGGGCTGAACAGTTTGATGGAATCTATCTATCATGGGGTCCCTGTTGTGGGAATACCTCTTTTTGGGGACCAGCATGACAACATGGTCCGAGTGGAGGCCAAAAATATGGGCATTACTCTCCGAATAGACCAGCTTAAAGCTGACAAATTCACTCGCACAATGAAGCAAGTTATAGAAGACAAAAG GTATAAATCTGCAGTAATGTCTCTGAGCACAATTCATCACTCCCACCCGCTCCCGCCAGATCAACGCCTGGGACGATGGATAGAGCATGTCCTCCAGGCAAGAGGAGGAGCTCACCTCCAGCCTTATGCCTTTCAGCAGTCCTGGTATCAGAAGTACTTACTGGATGTTTTGTTGTTCCTGTCAGGGTCTGTCCTGGGGGTCATCTACCTTTGTGTTAAGCTCGTAAGAACTGCGGTCTTTAGGATCCGCAGTGCAGGGAAACAGAAACAAACATAA